The following are encoded together in the Fusarium keratoplasticum isolate Fu6.1 chromosome 1, whole genome shotgun sequence genome:
- a CDS encoding CHZ domain-containing protein, whose product MAENSATIPQDPTKIQEDTVAESKGKGAAAPEDIHEDTAMDEDDDDDDSDDDEEVVEADEDGMEEIDLNNIVEGGRRTRGAVIDFAKAAEQHPAEDEDEEDDDDFQPTEDVKMSD is encoded by the exons ATGGCCGAGAACAGCGCTACTATTCCCCAGGATCCCACCAAGATCCAGGAGGATACCGTCGCCGAgtccaagggcaagggcgcTGCTGCCCCTGAGGATATCCATGAGGACACTGccatggatgaggatgatgatgatgatgacagtgacgatgatgaggag GTCGTCGAAGCTG ATGAGGACGgcatggaggagattgatcTCAACAACATCGTCGAGGGTGGCCGTCGCACCCGAGGCGCCgtcatcgactttgccaaggctgccgagcAACATcccgccgaggacgaggatgaggaggatgatgacgacttCCAGCCCACCGAGGATGTCAAGATGTCCGACTAA